The genome window GCGGACATCCGTTGTGTCCCACGGTTCCTCAGGGAAGTGCCTCCGGCGGCAAGGGGGCCTGTGTTGTTTTTTGGCCCCTTGACCCCAGGCTGCCGTGGCACGTTGGGTTTGAGCTATCGAGTCGTCCCGGCAAGGACACTGTTTGAGCCAGCGGGATGAACCATTCCGCTCGCCCCGCTTACCGTCCGTCTACCGCACCCTGGCATACTCCAGCGCCCGGGTGCCGTCGGTCGCGAGCTGAATCGACTTCTGGTCCTCGGCCCGCTGCTTCATCGAAGTCGAACGGCGCGGAATCAGATCGAACCCGAAGAACGGCGTCGGCGAGTTGCTGTCCATGTGGAAATACTGGTTCCCCATCTCGCATCCCGAAGAGGAGGCGAGCAGGACGAACGGCCCCAGCAGGGCCAGGGCAGAACGAAACCGGGACATGATCGAACCCGCTGATCGTGCGTTAGGCCCTTGCGGGCGGGTTTTCAGTTTTTCAGTCGTCCGCTTTCAGTCATCAGCCAGGCGCTGCAGCCGCAGGTCGACGTCGAACGTCCGCCTTCCCGGTCCTGACTGAAAACTGACAACTGAGAACTCACAACTTCCCTCACTTCGCCGAAGTCGGTTCCCACTGCTCCGGAACGCTGAACGGACTGATGGCGGAGATCGCCGCGCATCCATTGAAGCTGACGAGAATCAGGAGGAGTCCCAGGGTCAATCGCGTCATGTTGCTCTCCGGGGCAAGTCGTGGGGATCGGGTGATATCAGCTCGGCCGGAGAGGGGGGAACGGGATTTGGTCGTTTAGCGCGCTTTCTAATCACCGCGAGCCCGTCCGTCGGCAGCTTTTGCCACAAGAAGAGGAAAGCCGCCTGGCGCGACCCGTCCCCTGGGAGGGCGAGGCTCCAGCCGAGCCGCGGCGATGGCTCCCGCGGCCGATCAATCCTCGACGCCGCGCAGCGAGCGACCGCGTCATTCCCCTCGCCGTCTTCTCTGCGTCCTCCGTTTCTCTGTGTTTCAAAACTCTTCCGGAAGAGGGAAACACAGAGGCATAGAGATCACGGAGAAAGAAGGAGATACCGCGCTCCGACCAACGGGCCAGCGGCAACGACCCCGCCTCGCCACGGACCCGCAAACCTGACAATCGAAGGATTTTGGGGACGCACTTCGCGAACGCCCTCACAGAAAACCTCGCCCAACCACTGTTCGCACCCCTGGCCGGCGAAGAGGTGAGGGGGCATCCGGCACGTTGTCCGCGCTTGGACACGCCCTCCTTCAGACATCTCTCGACGGCCAAGCCTCCGGCGGGCAAAGGGGGGCCAAGAAAACAACACAGGCCCCTCTGCACTCCCCACCAGGGTCCCCCTGGACCCGGTGGATGGGGGTCGTCCATTTGCCGCGAACACTTTCTTACGACCACCACATTCTCCCAAACGACCCTTGCCCCAACCGTCCACCACCCGCTGAAATACCTGCATGGCCCCCAACGACCGGGAACTCATGCTGCGCGTCCAGGCGGGCGAACATAATCTGTTCGCCCAGCTCGTGGACCGCTTCCGGCCCCGGCTCCTCCGCTTTGCCGCCAACAAACTCGGCGACCGCACCGCCGCCGAAGACGCCGTCCAGGAAACCTTCCTCGCCGTCTTCGTTTCACGAGCGTCCTACGACTCCCGGTTCGCCCTCAGCACCTGGATCTGGACCATCCTCCTCAACGCGTGCCGCAAGGCCCACGCCAAACGCTCCCGACCCCTCGTCGCCTCCACGGCCTCCCTGGGGACATCGCCGACTCCCGCCGAGTCCGAACGATCCGAAGACCGCGAAGAACTCCACGCCTGGCTCGCCCACCTTCCTGAAGTGGAAGCGGACGCCCTCCGGCTGCGGTTCTTCGGCGAACT of Planctomyces sp. SH-PL14 contains these proteins:
- a CDS encoding RNA polymerase sigma factor, with the translated sequence MAPNDRELMLRVQAGEHNLFAQLVDRFRPRLLRFAANKLGDRTAAEDAVQETFLAVFVSRASYDSRFALSTWIWTILLNACRKAHAKRSRPLVASTASLGTSPTPAESERSEDREELHAWLAHLPEVEADALRLRFFGELSFEEIAAAMNSSVSGAKVRVRRGLERLAELARQGRVEPVRDPDPVPGSGT